In one window of Geotrypetes seraphini chromosome 3, aGeoSer1.1, whole genome shotgun sequence DNA:
- the TAC3 gene encoding tachykinin-3 has translation MGRRNTDPREFSSAPQKRDMHDFFVGLMGRRNTDSALQTSAKSPSPALKTPNTQQNAESDFSAEFKTGLQELLKEIPQLVFQRPWGNTSCFIHQASLLS, from the exons ATGGGCAGGAGGAACACAG ACCCCAGGGAATTCTCTTCTGCTCCTCAAAAAC GAGACATGCATGATTTCTTCGTGGGGCTGATGGGAAGAAGGAACACAGACTCTG CCCTACAGACATCAGCCAAGAGTCCTTCCCCAGCCTTGAAGACCCCAAATACTCAACAAAATGCAGAGTCAG atttcagcgCTGAGTTTAAGACTGGCCTACAGGAGCTCTTGAAAGAGATCCCCCAGCTGGTTTTTCAGAGACCATGGGGCAATACATCTTGTTTTATACATCAAGCAAGCCTCCTCAGCTAA